From Aspergillus fumigatus Af293 chromosome 5, whole genome shotgun sequence, a single genomic window includes:
- a CDS encoding DNA-directed DNA polymerase eta → MSRSSPVPSAALSSPSSSVKHQSQFTYRQLQLLRQGSTATPLRVIAHIDLDAFYAQCEMVRLGTPKEAPLAVRQWDSLIAINYPARSFGISRMMSASEAQKHCPEIVLQHVATFREGEGGKWAYRKDAFKNISTDKVCLDPYRAESRKILKVMKEELSRWHAGLVDSEHEPYSHYQVQPSSLEKASIDEVFIDLSSLVYALLLQRYPELRIEPQGDGRSTPLPRPPTTALEWNTEDCLIDLDENETEVDDPDWDDIAMLIGSEIVRSVRTAVWNKLSYTCSGGVARNKMMAKLGSACNKPNKQTIVRNRAIQNFLGSFKFTKIRMLGGKLGDQVATLFGTEQVSDLLLVPLEQFRAKFDDATASWLYGIIRGEDKSEVNPRTQIKSMLSAKSFRPSINSADQAEKWLRIFAADIYGRLVEDGVLENRRRPKTIALHHRQGGQVRSRQLPIPGSATIDEGLLFELGRTLLRQVIGDGRAWPCANLSLSVGGFEDGVNKNQAIDSFLLRGKPAKSAAPAGRNPDAAERTGSDYHVEKRRKIDSSGIRRFFNSPSEFSAEAISLDSDSAEFGEKNEDSCTGALHHESSLPDAQTMATPYASYTCHRCQKSVPIDEQNEHEDWHFAKDLELEERQIARKNQQMPRPNNSDTLQARGRGDRSARGKPEKGQTRLNFG, encoded by the coding sequence ATGTCTCGGTCGTCTCCTGTTCCATCTGCCGCTTTGTCTTCGCCCAGCAGCTCTGTGAAACACCAGTCTCAGTTCACTTATCGCCAACTACAGCTTCTACGTCAGGGCTCGACGGCGACTCCACTGAGGGTAATCGCTCATATCGACCTCGATGCCTTTTATGCACAATGTGAGATGGTACGGCTGGGAACGCCGAAGGAGGCGCCTCTCGCTGTACGGCAATGGGATTCGCTCATCGCGATCAATTATCCCGCTCGATCCTTCGGTATAAGCAGAATGATGTCAGCCAGCGAAGCACAGAAGCATTGTCCGGAGATTGTTCTGCAGCATGTGGCCACGTTTCGCGAGGGCGAGGGCGGGAAGTGGGCTTATAGGAAAGACGCATTTAAGAACATCAGTACAGATAAAGTATGCCTGGATCCTTATCGCGCAGAATCTCGAAAGATCCTGAAAGTGATGAAAGAAGAACTTTCAAGATGGCACGCGGGTCTCGTGGACAGCGAACATGAACCCTACTCTCACTATCAAGTTCAACCTTCTAGCCTCGAAAAGGCCAGTATTGACGAAGTATTTATCGACTTGTCGTCACTCGTCTATGCTTTATTGCTTCAGCGGTACCCGGAACTGCGTATCGAACCGCAAGGTGACGGACGCAGCACTCCGTTGCCTCGCCCCCCGACGACAGCGTTGGAATGGAATACCGAAGACTGCTTGATAgaccttgatgagaatgagaCGGAAGTTGATGATCCTGACTGGGATGATATTGCTATGCTCATAGGCTCGGAGATTGTTCGGTCAGTCCGAACAGCTGTCTGGAACAAGCTCAGCTATACCTGTTCCGGGGGGGTCGCCAGAAACAAGATGATGGCCAAGTTGGGAAGCGCTTGTAACAAGCCAAACAAGCAGACAATCGTCAGAAACCGCGCGATCCAGAATTTTCTGGGTAGCTTCAAGTTTACCAAGATCAGAATGCTTGGAGGCAAACTCGGAGACCAGGTGGCTACTCTCTTCGGTACAGAGCAAGTGAGCGATCTGCTACTGGTGCCACTCGAGCAATTTCGTGCTAAGTTTGATGATGCCACTGCCAGCTGGCTCTATGGAATCATTCGTGGTGAAGATAAGAGCGAGGTGAATCCAAGGACACAAATCAAGTCCATGTTATCCGCGAAGTCATTCAGGCCGAGCATCAATTCTGCAGACCAAGCCGAAAAGTGGCTGCGGATCTTCGCAGCCGATATTTACGGTCGCCTTGTTGAGGACGGTGTGCTTGAAAACAGACGCCGTCCGAAAACTATTGCTCTGCATCATAGACAAGGCGGTCAAGTACGCTCTCGCCAACTTCCTATTCCGGGTTCGGCAACAATCGACGAGGGTCTTTTGTTCGAACTTGGTAGAACATTGCTCCGGCAGGTCATAGGTGATGGACGTGCATGGCCATGTGCCAACCTCTCCTTGAGCGTTGGCGGCTTTGAGGATGGTGTCAACAAGAACCAGGCGATAGATAGCTTTTTACTTCGAGGCAAACCGGCGAAAAGTGCCGCTCCAGCTGGGAGAAATCCGGACGCAGCGGAACGGACAGGGTCAGATTATCATGTCGAAAAACGAAGGAAGATCGATAGCAGCGGGATCAGGCGCTTCTTCAATTCACCCTCTGAATTTTCCGCTGAAGCTATCTCCTTAGACTCGGATTCAGCAGAATTTGGTGAGAAAAATGAAGACAGCTGTACAGGTGCACTTCACCACGAGTCATCTTTGCCAGATGCTCAAACGATGGCAACCCCATACGCTTCATATACCTGCCATCGGTGCCAGAAATCAGTCCCAATCGATGAACAGAACGAGCATGAAGATTGGCATTTCGCCAAAGACCTCGAACTTGAAGAAAGACAGATAGCTAGAAAGAATCAGCAGATGCCGCGTCCGAATAATTCGGATACGCTTCAAGCTCGTGGAAGAGGTGATCGCAGTGCTCGCGGAAAGCCAGAGAAGGGACAGACCCGTCTCAATTTTGGATGA
- the wsc3 gene encoding WSC domain-containing protein, whose amino-acid sequence MVFDLSFLLLASLASPVASAITYCSSVNTGSSYSANISIYQSNGLCTDTCNADYAFAILQGKQCWCSNIAPNKATNTDISDCAVGCPGYPTDSCGDASKGLYAYIQMSLHNPSGTAAAPSSTDSTKSTSDKSKTETTDSKTTTTAPTTTHNTVSIQTVAGIVKTITVPGTEPTATPTSALSDSQNEDSGVSGGTIAGAVVGAVGGLAAIVAIIFFVLASKRRSRAQSPDGSVSNVLLDGRQSKGSQMSFVKGMFSDGHSHTLSTGSTITPQRMPTFTDNRLKTDAVLYGNGRRDSDVSLQDNEDYSRPVLRLTNPD is encoded by the exons ATGGTTTTCGACTTGAGTTTTCTGCTGTTGGCTTCACTTGCATCGCCAGTTGCTTCCGCTATCACCTACTGCTCTTCCGTGAACACTGGTTCTTCGTACTCTGCCA ACATCAGCATTTATCAGTCGAATGGACTCTGCACGGACACCTGCAACGCTGATTATGCCTTCGCAATCCTCCAGGGGAAACAATGCTGGTGCTCGAACATAGCACCCAACAAAGCTACGAACACCGACATTTCCGATTGTGCCGTAGGATGTCCGGGATATCCGACAGACAGTTGCGGAGATGCCTCTAAGGGCCTGTATGCTTATATTCAAATGTCTTTACATAATCCTTCGGGCACAGCAGCTGCTCCATCCTCGACAGACTCGACAAAGTCCACG TCCGACAAATCCAAAACAGAGACCACTGACTCTAAAACAACTACCACAGCACCTACAACTACTCATAATACTGTCTCGATTCAGACCGTTGCTGGTATTGTGAAGACTATAACAGTCCCGGGTACGGAACCAACTGCGACACCGACCTCAGCCTTGTCAGATTCACAAAATGAAGATTCTGGTGTTTCGGGCGGGACTATTGCAGGCGCAGTTGTTGGCGCTGTCGGTGGCTTAGCGGCAATCGTCGCGattatcttcttcgtccttgcATCCAAACGTCGCTCGCGAGCCCAGAGCCCCGATGGGAGCGTTTCAAATGTTCTGCTCGACGGGAGGCAAAGCAAGGGCTCTCAGATGAGTTTCGTGAAGGGCATGTTCTCTGATGGGCATAGTCACACATTATCCACCGGATCGACGATAACACCCCAACGTATGCCAACTTTCACTGATAACCGCTTGAAAACGGACGCTGTACTTTACGGGAACGGGCGTCGGGATAGCGACGTGTCGCTCCAGGATAATGAAGACTACTCGCGTCCGGTGCTGCGG CTAACCAACCCTGATTAA
- a CDS encoding F-box domain and ankyrin repeat protein has protein sequence MSQLEQLPMELLLGISDYLDPLSVASLGQTSRRLNGTLQRPLARAARQHALADEAEYKKRIRFREDGKGILTRKRTHGVPSQPLVQAIKRGQLNKVRNYLEAGVDPNAYDLDGCRMLSLAVRANDEPIVDLLLEHGANPALNDVCAPYASPVCDATKMSNEMVKKLISIGADYTQVSVIHDLAGRCSLDVIKLAVDKGADFGQTRTYGMTAIHQAAKNTDHPDVLQFLVGRYPELLSSQSAGTFFWSAIYKGSPELVKILIIAGVDIAGDITALASLASRCSLDSVKAAIDKGADFSQINPDGRTMIHYAATNTDHPDVLQFLIGKYPELLSSQSTRGKTALWSALYEGNAELAEILITAGIDINLRDHAGRTVLHAALEFSHRAAHRSMEYVGREIVEKCLSIATALLEHGIQVGIPDRRGLTELHHAVSQNDHYWLRKRMPGVVHLLVSRSTVDVNALGPGGLAPLHLAAKAGWLEVVRILVEQGNADITETDNVRRAPARLARLALDSPAVLKYLLRKAANRSSSI, from the coding sequence ATGTCGCAGCTTGAGCAGTTACCTATGGAACTCCTCCTGGGCATCTCTGACTACCTGGATCCTCTATCAGTGGCTAGTCTCGGTCAAACATCCCGGAGGCTCAACGGTACATTGCAACGTCCCCTGGCCAGAGCTGCCAGGCAGCATGCCCTCGCTGATGAAGCTGAGTACAAAAAGCGAATCAGATTTCGAGAGGATGGGAAGGGTATTCTTACTCGCAAACGGACGCACGGGGTGCCTTCCCAGCCGCTCGTCCAAGCCATCAAACGTGGTCAACTCAACAAGGTAAGAAACTATCTAGAAGCAGGTGTCGACCCGAACGCATATGACTTGGATGGATGTCGCATGCTCTCACTAGCAGTTCGCGCCAATGACGAGCCAATCGTGGACCTTCTGCTCGAGCACGGTGCTAACCCTGCTTTGAACGACGTGTGCGCGCCATATGCCTCGCCTGTTTGTGACGCAACAAAAATGAGCAATGAGATGGTCAagaagctgatcagcatTGGAGCTGACTATACTCAGGTAAGCGTCATACACGACCTCGCTGGTCGTTGCAGTCTGGACGTCATCAAACTCGCCGTTGACAAAGGCGCAGACTTTGGACAAACTAGGACTTATGGGATGACGGCGATCCACCAAGCTGCGAAAAATACTGACCACCCAGATGTCCTTCAATTCCTCGTTGGAAGGTACCCTGAGCTGCTTTCCTCCCAGTCCGCCGGCACATTTTTCTGGTCAGCCATCTATAAAGGCAGCCCGGAACTCGTCAAAATCCTCATCATAGCCGGTGTTGACATCGCCGGCGACATCACCGCCCTCGCTAGCCTTGCAAGTCGTTGCAGTCTGGACAGCGTCAAAGCCGCCATTGACAAAGGTGCAGATTTTAGTCAAATCAACCCTGATGGCAGAACCATGATTCATTATGCTGCGACGAATACCGACCACCCAGATGTCCTTCAATTCCTCATTGGAAAGTACCCTGAGCTGCTTTCCTCCCAGTCAACAAGGGGCAAGACAGCTCTCTGGTCCGCCCTCTACGAAGGCAATGCCGAACTCGCAGAGATTCTCATCACAGCCGGTATTGACATCAACCTTAGGGATCACGCCGGCAGAACTGTCCTCCACGCCGCCCTCGAATTCAGTCATCGGGCGGCTCACCGATCAATGGAATACGTTGGTCGCGAAATCGTGGAAAAATGTCTGTCAATCGCCACCGCGCTGCTCGAGCATGGGATCCAGGTCGGTATCCCCGATCGTCGGGGCCTTACGGAGCTGCACCATGCGGTGAGCCAGAACGACCACTACTGGTTGCGCAAGCGCATGCCGGGCGTCGTCCATCTGCTAGTGTCCAGGAGTACAGTCGATGTCAACGCGCTGGGTCCTGGAGGCTTGGCCCCTCTGCATCTTGCGGCTAAAGCCGGCTGGCTGGAGGTCGTGAGGATTCTCGTCGAGCAGGGCAATGCAGATATCACCGAGACAGACAATGTTCGTAGGGCCCCTGCGCGTCTTGCGCGTCTTGCACTGGATTCGCCTGCTGTCTTGAAATATCTGTTGCGGAAGGCAGCTAACAGATCCTCTTCCATCTAG